A window of Candidatus Zixiibacteriota bacterium contains these coding sequences:
- a CDS encoding class I SAM-dependent rRNA methyltransferase — translation MSRLVLKPKEDYRIRTGHLWVFSNEIARVEEAPGSGEIVDVTDSRGGFLGCAYYNRHTLIAARLLTSHHEEIDTAFIEQRLRRALRYREEMLDSLRSFRTVYSESDFLPGLIVDKYENILVVQLLTLGMERLRSRIIEALHRVFQPAGIVLRCDSPFRELEGLPVEATSVVAGTVPDMVVIEEAGARFIVDTMQGQKTGFFFDQRDARAAVRRLARNRRVLDCFSFTGGFSINCAFGGATEVLAVDRSSPALDILNDNARLNGVEKIVSTRQGNCLDILRDLNERKERFDLVILDPPAFIKSKSRLKTGMAGYRDINRLAARLLAPEGILATFSCSQNLNIDQFSKILFQAARSSGRRFRIISSLTQAVDHPVLQAMPETQYLKGLILQAL, via the coding sequence ATGAGCAGACTTGTCCTCAAGCCCAAAGAAGACTACCGAATTCGCACCGGTCATCTCTGGGTTTTCAGTAACGAAATCGCGCGGGTAGAAGAGGCTCCCGGTTCGGGCGAGATTGTCGATGTGACCGACTCCCGAGGCGGTTTTTTAGGATGTGCCTATTACAATCGCCATACCCTCATTGCCGCCCGCCTGCTGACCTCACATCACGAGGAAATCGACACCGCTTTTATCGAGCAACGCCTGCGTCGCGCTCTACGCTACCGCGAAGAGATGCTGGATTCGTTGCGTTCATTTCGCACCGTCTATTCTGAAAGTGATTTTCTTCCCGGTCTGATCGTCGACAAATACGAGAACATTCTAGTTGTACAACTGCTCACTCTCGGTATGGAACGACTGCGAAGCCGGATTATCGAGGCACTCCATCGGGTTTTCCAGCCCGCGGGCATCGTTCTGCGATGTGACTCTCCTTTTCGCGAACTCGAAGGCCTGCCTGTCGAGGCCACTTCCGTTGTGGCTGGAACCGTACCGGATATGGTGGTTATCGAGGAAGCCGGTGCGCGTTTTATCGTGGATACCATGCAGGGACAGAAAACCGGCTTTTTCTTCGATCAACGTGATGCCCGCGCTGCCGTACGCCGGCTCGCTCGGAATCGACGCGTGCTCGATTGTTTCAGTTTCACCGGCGGATTCTCGATCAACTGCGCTTTCGGAGGCGCCACCGAAGTGCTCGCGGTCGACCGCTCATCCCCCGCTCTCGACATCCTGAACGATAACGCTCGCTTGAACGGTGTCGAGAAAATCGTTTCCACACGGCAGGGCAATTGCCTTGACATCCTTCGCGACCTGAATGAGCGCAAGGAGCGGTTCGACCTGGTCATCCTCGATCCGCCGGCCTTTATCAAATCAAAAAGCCGTCTTAAAACCGGAATGGCCGGCTATCGCGACATCAATCGCCTTGCCGCGCGTTTGTTGGCGCCCGAGGGAATTCTGGCTACTTTTAGCTGCTCGCAGAATCTCAATATCGATCAGTTCTCCAAAATTCTTTTTCAGGCCGCTCGCAGTTCGGGCCGGAGGTTCCGCATCATTAGCTCCCTGACCCAGGCCGTCGACCACCCTGTCCTCCAGGCTATGCCGGAGACTCAGTATCTCAAAGGCCTTATCCTCCAGGCTCTGTGA
- a CDS encoding SWIB/MDM2 domain-containing protein, with product MPVAKKKAPAKKKAAPKKTTAKKAAPKKTTAKKAAPKKKVTTKKVAPKKTTVKKAAPKKAAPKKKAAAKKPAAKKAAPKKKAAAKKPAAKKAAPKKKTASKRKPNPAFMRPMELSADLGAIVGTKAIPRTEVTKKLWEYIKKNGLQDTANKRMINADEKLKKIFGGKKQVSMFEMTKLVSKHMK from the coding sequence ATGCCCGTAGCGAAGAAGAAGGCGCCGGCCAAGAAGAAGGCCGCTCCGAAGAAGACCACGGCCAAGAAGGCTGCCCCGAAGAAGACCACGGCTAAGAAGGCTGCACCGAAGAAGAAGGTCACGACCAAGAAGGTCGCGCCGAAGAAGACCACGGTTAAGAAGGCTGCTCCGAAGAAGGCCGCTCCGAAGAAGAAGGCCGCTGCGAAGAAGCCGGCTGCCAAGAAGGCCGCTCCCAAGAAAAAGGCCGCTGCGAAGAAGCCTGCTGCGAAAAAAGCCGCGCCTAAGAAAAAGACAGCGTCTAAACGTAAGCCGAATCCGGCTTTTATGCGTCCGATGGAGCTGTCTGCTGACCTGGGCGCTATCGTAGGCACTAAGGCAATCCCGCGCACTGAAGTCACCAAGAAGCTCTGGGAATACATCAAGAAGAACGGGCTTCAGGATACGGCTAACAAGCGCATGATCAATGCCGACGAAAAGCTGAAGAAAATCTTCGGCGGCAAGAAGCAGGTCTCAATGTTTGAGATGACCAAGCTGGTCTCCAAGCATATGAAATAG
- a CDS encoding metallophosphoesterase has protein sequence MRELFPIIFSTIAILVVGGLQVLLLYALNRPWWRRTWMRRSSWSLPLAGIVFVALWGVGAWFSLTWLSDAASLAAVLVFVLEVALMIALPISGILHLTDSLADFIARRIKTAVPDKLNTNRRAFLRTTALILPAATVGMSVTGVAQALGSVKVYEEPLAFATLPPPLAGLRLLHLSDIHLGHYVNLHTLEQVLTEAEQFQPDLVLVSGDVSDELEMLPEALRMFDGLHPRFGVYATLGNHEYFRGVKKVIRIFDASPVPLLINQTVMVNANNVPLAIAGLDDPRSMSNVGESFFVDSLVQTLDGVPEGTFTILMSHRPYVFEPAARLGVDLTLAGHTHGGQIGFAGRSVFERFFGGSYLWGHYRIGDNRLFTSAGVGHWFPFRLGCPAEAPVFRLERPDLI, from the coding sequence ATGCGAGAGCTTTTCCCGATTATATTCTCCACTATTGCCATTCTGGTTGTGGGTGGTTTGCAGGTGCTGTTGCTTTATGCCCTCAATCGGCCCTGGTGGCGACGGACCTGGATGCGGCGCTCATCCTGGTCGCTGCCCCTGGCCGGGATAGTTTTCGTAGCTCTCTGGGGTGTGGGAGCCTGGTTCTCGCTGACCTGGTTGTCGGATGCCGCTTCGCTGGCGGCAGTGCTGGTGTTCGTTCTCGAAGTGGCCCTTATGATCGCTCTGCCGATTTCCGGGATTCTCCATCTGACCGATTCCCTTGCTGATTTCATCGCACGCAGGATTAAAACCGCTGTCCCGGACAAACTCAACACCAACCGGCGTGCTTTTCTCAGAACTACGGCGTTGATCCTTCCGGCCGCAACTGTCGGGATGTCGGTCACCGGTGTCGCCCAGGCTCTCGGTTCGGTGAAAGTTTACGAGGAACCTCTCGCTTTTGCTACACTGCCGCCGCCGCTTGCGGGTCTCCGGTTGCTGCATCTTTCCGACATTCATCTGGGACACTATGTCAATCTCCACACCTTGGAACAGGTCCTGACCGAGGCCGAGCAGTTCCAACCGGATCTGGTGCTTGTCTCGGGGGATGTCTCCGATGAACTCGAAATGCTCCCCGAGGCTCTTCGGATGTTCGACGGTCTGCACCCGCGTTTCGGCGTTTATGCTACTCTCGGCAATCACGAGTATTTCCGAGGGGTAAAAAAAGTCATTCGCATTTTCGATGCCTCCCCGGTACCGCTCTTGATCAATCAGACTGTCATGGTCAACGCCAATAATGTCCCGCTGGCGATCGCGGGACTCGATGATCCCCGCTCGATGAGCAATGTCGGAGAGAGTTTCTTCGTCGATTCTCTGGTGCAGACTCTGGATGGAGTCCCCGAGGGAACATTCACGATTCTGATGAGCCATCGCCCTTACGTCTTCGAACCGGCGGCACGCCTAGGTGTCGATCTCACACTGGCCGGTCACACCCACGGTGGTCAGATAGGCTTCGCGGGACGTTCTGTCTTCGAACGTTTCTTCGGAGGAAGCTATCTCTGGGGGCATTATCGTATCGGTGATAACCGGCTTTTCACCTCGGCCGGAGTCGGTCATTGGTTCCCGTTCCGGCTCGGTTGCCCTGCCGAAGCACCGGTGTTCCGACTGGAGCGCCCCGATCTTATCTAG
- a CDS encoding potassium transporter TrkG codes for MHKTAVALATGKLMQVMGLVLIVPLAIAFYDDRSLGLLQAFGRPETLGFVIAIAFSLIFGTAVAWLFRSARELQGTKEGYAVVTIGWMMLTLISSIPFCLYFMEVRPPDSNGFMLAFTDSFFEVMSGFTTTGASILTDIEAVPRSLLFLRALTHWLGGMGIITLALAIFPAMGVSGYQMFRGEVPGPSKDKLGPRLTHTASILWGVYCLLTAVETGLLMIAGMDWFEAICHSFATMATGGFSTRNASVAGFESDWITWIISLFMFLAGVNFVLHFKALRGDIRAMTDNREFRFYTGVILVAIVLVSAVLYFGGPKPVKEASDHWRHHQLTAEEFIDHHQLHASKYTTVYGTVREATFQVLSITTTTGFATTDFDIWPDFLRILMIVLMFFGGCAGSTGGGMKMIRIMVVFKMAINELRKLTFPRLVAPLKIGSSAVDDKMSINIVSFSILFVGLFALVAILMTLFVPDLTTAVAASIATIGNIGPGLSGVGAVENYSWIPIPGKWILVVSMLLGRLEIFTVLIVLRPATWRK; via the coding sequence ATGCATAAGACCGCAGTGGCGCTGGCCACAGGCAAGCTCATGCAGGTTATGGGACTGGTTTTGATTGTCCCGCTTGCCATCGCTTTCTACGATGACCGGTCTCTTGGTCTGTTGCAGGCGTTCGGCCGTCCGGAGACACTCGGATTCGTGATCGCCATCGCTTTCTCGCTGATTTTCGGAACGGCTGTCGCCTGGCTGTTCCGGAGCGCCCGTGAATTGCAGGGTACCAAAGAGGGCTATGCCGTGGTGACGATCGGCTGGATGATGCTTACACTCATTTCATCAATTCCGTTCTGCCTCTATTTTATGGAAGTCCGGCCGCCCGACAGCAACGGTTTCATGCTGGCCTTTACCGATTCTTTTTTCGAAGTCATGTCCGGCTTTACCACTACCGGCGCCTCGATTCTGACCGACATCGAGGCCGTCCCGCGCTCGCTTCTGTTTTTACGTGCGTTGACCCACTGGCTTGGCGGCATGGGGATCATCACTCTCGCTCTGGCGATCTTCCCGGCCATGGGTGTTTCCGGTTACCAAATGTTTCGCGGCGAAGTCCCCGGTCCCTCCAAAGATAAACTCGGTCCACGTCTGACCCATACCGCCTCGATTCTCTGGGGTGTTTATTGTCTGCTTACCGCCGTAGAGACAGGGCTGCTCATGATTGCCGGAATGGACTGGTTTGAGGCGATCTGTCATTCGTTCGCGACTATGGCCACCGGGGGATTTTCCACCCGTAACGCTTCTGTCGCCGGCTTCGAGTCCGACTGGATCACCTGGATTATCAGTCTCTTCATGTTTCTTGCCGGGGTAAATTTCGTACTGCATTTCAAGGCTCTCCGGGGTGATATCCGCGCTATGACCGACAACCGTGAATTTCGTTTCTACACCGGGGTGATCCTGGTCGCGATCGTTCTGGTCTCGGCTGTTTTGTACTTCGGCGGACCGAAACCGGTCAAGGAGGCCTCCGATCACTGGCGGCACCACCAACTGACCGCCGAGGAGTTTATTGATCATCACCAATTACACGCGTCTAAATATACGACTGTTTACGGTACGGTCCGTGAGGCGACTTTTCAGGTTCTCTCCATCACTACTACCACTGGTTTTGCCACTACCGATTTCGACATCTGGCCGGATTTCCTTCGTATTCTCATGATCGTGCTGATGTTCTTCGGCGGCTGTGCCGGTTCTACGGGTGGCGGCATGAAGATGATTCGTATCATGGTAGTGTTCAAGATGGCCATAAACGAACTGCGCAAGCTGACCTTCCCGCGTCTGGTGGCTCCCTTGAAGATCGGATCGAGCGCAGTCGATGACAAGATGTCAATCAACATAGTTTCCTTCTCGATTTTGTTTGTCGGTCTATTCGCCCTGGTCGCTATCCTGATGACCCTTTTCGTGCCTGATTTGACCACCGCCGTAGCAGCCTCGATCGCCACCATCGGAAACATCGGCCCTGGTTTGTCCGGTGTCGGAGCGGTTGAGAATTACTCCTGGATTCCGATCCCCGGGAAATGGATCCTGGTGGTTTCGATGCTCCTTGGTCGCCTCGAAATTTTCACGGTCCTGATCGTCCTCAGACCGGCCACCTGGCGTAAATAA
- the trkA gene encoding Trk system potassium transporter TrkA — protein sequence MRIVIVGGGVVGYSLADHLLRDKHHLSLVELDANLCREISEKLDLQIINGSGSSPAVLHEAGLPEADMVLAVTPNDEVNMVVCAIAAQYEVPRRIARIRNREFNNDSASLSKIGITSVIHPEKVLVDNILQFVETPHAVESADFEEGRILLRGYRVRENMEIAGKTPLQIRQEINPHIVLFAALVRAGEGMIPDGSTEILPGDIVYSLFPRESLPRFLQMMGFEHKKRRKIVVSGDSYATAELALALDKTDNNVILVDPNLKHAEEIAAQFETVQVIHGDCTQADILREINIESASFFIASSNAAEYNMLSTLLAKVEGAHEVIATTTDNQHDALFHSIGIDHVLNPRLTTAREILEIISRGQIGAVVRLHDVDIEAVRFNVSPTSDVAGMQIRKLASKLKRGSIVGIIVRQDRMILPGGDTVIEADDHVIMITRHKNLGAISKLFKARG from the coding sequence ATGAGAATTGTCATTGTTGGCGGCGGTGTAGTTGGTTATTCGCTAGCCGATCATCTGCTTAGAGATAAACATCATCTGTCACTGGTCGAGTTGGACGCCAATCTCTGCCGTGAGATCTCGGAGAAATTAGACCTTCAGATCATTAACGGATCGGGGAGTTCACCGGCGGTGCTCCATGAGGCAGGTCTTCCGGAAGCCGACATGGTGCTGGCCGTGACGCCGAACGACGAGGTTAACATGGTCGTGTGCGCCATTGCGGCTCAATATGAGGTTCCCCGCCGTATCGCTCGTATTCGCAACCGCGAGTTCAACAACGACAGCGCCTCACTCAGCAAAATCGGTATCACCTCCGTGATTCACCCTGAGAAAGTTCTGGTGGACAACATCCTCCAGTTTGTCGAGACACCCCATGCCGTCGAGTCGGCTGATTTTGAAGAAGGCCGGATTTTACTTCGCGGTTACCGCGTCCGCGAGAATATGGAGATTGCCGGTAAAACTCCGCTGCAAATCAGACAGGAAATAAATCCGCATATCGTTTTGTTTGCCGCTCTCGTCAGAGCCGGGGAAGGGATGATCCCCGACGGCTCCACCGAGATTCTTCCCGGCGATATCGTTTATTCGCTTTTCCCGCGCGAATCATTGCCGCGCTTCCTGCAGATGATGGGTTTCGAACACAAAAAGCGCCGCAAGATAGTCGTCAGTGGTGATTCCTATGCCACGGCCGAACTGGCTCTGGCTCTCGATAAGACCGACAATAATGTCATTCTGGTCGATCCCAATCTCAAACATGCCGAAGAAATAGCCGCCCAGTTCGAAACGGTCCAGGTCATCCACGGCGATTGTACCCAGGCCGACATTCTCCGTGAAATCAACATCGAGTCTGCTTCCTTTTTCATCGCCAGCTCCAACGCCGCCGAATACAACATGCTCTCGACCCTGCTGGCTAAAGTCGAGGGGGCTCACGAGGTAATTGCCACCACCACCGACAACCAGCACGATGCTCTTTTCCATTCGATCGGTATTGACCATGTTCTCAATCCTCGTCTTACCACCGCTCGCGAAATTCTGGAAATCATCTCACGCGGACAGATCGGAGCGGTTGTGAGGCTGCATGATGTTGATATCGAGGCGGTCCGGTTCAACGTCAGCCCAACCAGCGATGTCGCCGGCATGCAAATCCGTAAGCTGGCATCGAAACTCAAGCGTGGGTCTATTGTGGGCATCATCGTACGCCAGGACCGAATGATCCTTCCGGGCGGCGACACCGTAATCGAAGCCGACGACCATGTCATTATGATCACCCGTCATAAAAACCTGGGGGCGATCTCGAAACTCTTCAAGGCTCGGGGATGA
- a CDS encoding carboxypeptidase M32, translating to MSAQDSYKKLIESIREIAVLASAAGVLGWDERTHMPPEGAQIRADQLSLLSGLVHERFTDPKIGDLLAELEQSELMKDSGSIEAANIRETRYDYDKATKLPKDLVEEMSKTTTLAQSEWVRARAANNFKAFQPWLEKVLNLTIRKAEAFGYEGEPYNALLDNYEKGMTVDVVADTFEGLRKELVELLGKIKDAPKRPDVSIVERDYDVNLQRVFGESVAQAMGYSFTAGRLDITTHPFCTGLGPGDTRITTRYNPKRLNDALFGIMHEAGHGLYEMGLNKKDYFGLPAGESASLGVHESQSRMWENQIGRSLPFWRYFFPQAQRIFRDSLSGVKIEDFYAAINNVTPSFIRVEADEATYNLHILLRFELERAMIRGDLKPADVSSEWNSRFKKYFGIEIDSDSNGCLQDVHWSSGLIGYFPTYSLGNLMSAQFFAKALEDMPDLYEQFERGELLKLREWLRVNIHQHGTRYRAPELLKRVTGQELSYKPLVDYMYAKYSDIYGF from the coding sequence ATGTCCGCACAAGACAGCTATAAAAAACTGATCGAGAGCATTCGCGAAATCGCCGTACTGGCTTCGGCTGCGGGAGTGCTTGGCTGGGATGAGCGCACCCACATGCCGCCCGAAGGCGCCCAGATACGCGCCGACCAGCTTTCTCTCCTTTCCGGCCTGGTGCACGAGCGCTTCACCGATCCCAAAATCGGTGATCTTCTTGCCGAACTGGAGCAGTCCGAACTCATGAAGGACAGCGGCAGCATCGAAGCCGCCAATATCCGCGAAACCCGCTACGACTACGATAAGGCAACCAAGCTGCCCAAGGATCTGGTCGAGGAAATGTCGAAGACGACCACCCTTGCTCAGAGTGAATGGGTTCGCGCGCGAGCCGCCAATAATTTCAAAGCCTTCCAGCCCTGGCTTGAAAAGGTTCTGAATCTTACCATTCGCAAAGCCGAGGCTTTTGGCTACGAAGGTGAGCCCTACAACGCGCTGCTCGACAACTACGAGAAGGGTATGACTGTCGATGTCGTCGCCGATACCTTTGAGGGACTTCGTAAGGAGCTGGTCGAACTGCTCGGGAAAATCAAAGACGCCCCGAAACGCCCCGATGTTTCGATTGTCGAGCGTGATTATGATGTCAATCTCCAGCGGGTTTTCGGTGAGTCCGTAGCTCAGGCGATGGGGTACAGCTTCACCGCCGGTCGCCTTGATATAACGACCCACCCGTTCTGTACCGGTCTGGGCCCCGGCGACACCCGCATCACTACTCGCTACAATCCGAAACGGCTCAACGATGCCCTGTTCGGTATTATGCACGAGGCCGGTCACGGGCTGTATGAAATGGGTTTGAACAAGAAGGACTATTTCGGTCTTCCGGCCGGCGAATCGGCTTCACTGGGGGTGCATGAATCGCAGTCCCGGATGTGGGAAAACCAGATTGGTCGTTCTTTGCCGTTCTGGCGCTATTTCTTCCCGCAGGCGCAAAGGATTTTCAGGGACAGTCTCAGCGGTGTCAAGATCGAGGATTTTTACGCTGCGATCAACAACGTCACCCCCTCTTTCATTCGCGTCGAGGCGGACGAGGCTACATACAACCTGCATATTCTTTTGCGCTTCGAACTGGAACGGGCGATGATCCGGGGCGATCTCAAACCGGCCGATGTTTCGAGTGAATGGAACAGTCGTTTCAAGAAATACTTCGGCATCGAAATCGATTCCGACAGCAACGGTTGTCTCCAGGATGTCCATTGGTCGAGTGGTCTTATCGGTTATTTCCCGACCTACAGCCTGGGCAATCTGATGTCGGCTCAGTTCTTCGCCAAGGCTCTCGAAGATATGCCCGACCTGTACGAGCAATTCGAGCGGGGCGAGCTTCTCAAACTGCGCGAATGGCTCCGGGTGAACATTCATCAGCACGGTACCCGCTATCGGGCGCCCGAGCTGTTGAAACGGGTTACCGGTCAGGAGCTGTCGTACAAACCGCTGGTTGACTATATGTACGCCAAGTACTCGGACATTTACGGATTCTAA
- the thyX gene encoding FAD-dependent thymidylate synthase — MANDRIKKADALIDKQFNVLDHGFVRLIDYMGSDAAIVQAARVSYGAGTKKVSQDRGLIRYLMRNRHTSPFEMVEFKFHVKLPIFVARQWIRHRTANVNELSGRYSVMKEEFYIPNEAHIGSQAKDNKQGRTFDEVPAGLKARFVDWLNQTQGSNYARYHELVEDGLARELARINLPLSLYTEWYWKIDLHNLFHFLRLRLDKHAQLEIRLYAEVMTKMVKAVCPLAYEAFEDYILNAASFSAQELTVLKPALAAVETTEEALVEQGLSKREAAELIDKLERIKKL, encoded by the coding sequence GTGGCTAACGATAGAATAAAAAAAGCCGACGCCTTAATCGATAAGCAATTCAATGTCCTCGATCACGGCTTTGTCCGGCTGATTGACTATATGGGTTCCGATGCCGCCATCGTTCAGGCGGCGCGCGTGAGTTACGGAGCCGGTACCAAGAAGGTTTCTCAGGATCGCGGTTTGATTCGCTACCTGATGCGCAACCGGCATACTTCGCCGTTCGAGATGGTCGAATTCAAATTTCATGTCAAACTCCCGATTTTTGTCGCCCGGCAATGGATCCGCCATCGCACCGCCAACGTCAACGAGTTAAGCGGCCGTTATTCAGTGATGAAAGAAGAATTTTACATCCCGAACGAAGCCCATATCGGTTCCCAGGCGAAAGACAACAAACAAGGCCGAACCTTTGATGAAGTTCCCGCCGGTTTGAAAGCCAGGTTCGTCGACTGGCTCAATCAGACTCAGGGATCGAATTATGCTCGGTATCATGAACTGGTCGAGGACGGCCTCGCCCGCGAACTGGCCCGGATCAACCTGCCGCTTTCACTTTACACTGAGTGGTATTGGAAAATCGACCTGCACAACCTGTTCCATTTCCTGCGCTTGCGACTCGATAAACATGCCCAGTTGGAAATTCGGCTGTACGCCGAGGTAATGACCAAAATGGTGAAAGCGGTCTGTCCGCTAGCTTATGAAGCGTTCGAGGATTACATTCTCAACGCCGCGTCGTTTTCGGCTCAGGAATTAACGGTACTTAAACCGGCCCTTGCAGCGGTTGAAACTACGGAAGAGGCACTTGTCGAACAGGGTCTCTCCAAACGCGAGGCGGCGGAGTTGATCGATAAGCTGGAGCGAATAAAAAAGCTCTAG
- a CDS encoding DNA alkylation repair protein: MSSSDIKNDSTGLWKDEVNRRLVERFADEIAAVYSKFSRDSFIDEVFDKSFQTLELKQRIDRIANCLGSRLPLDFKQTAAIIVKLAPKLRGFGNWILTRVVEERGRGHFDLGMKTLRELTKHGSSEFAVRSFVKANPERALKIMTRWARDKNEHVRRLAAEGSRPRGVWVAHIEAFREDPGPVIELIDLLRDDPSLYVRKAVANNLNDISRDHPDRAIATALCWQKDNSPRTDWIIKHGCRTLIKTGYPPVFELLGFTPNPRVKVERFDLSPADPIIGAKIGLTLILSSAARKSQRIVIDYRVTYARPNGRSGLKVFKWSEKELPAGGKLELVTSLSLRDHSTRKHHPGKHKIDLMINGVTAATAEFTTRGQGS; the protein is encoded by the coding sequence ATGTCCTCAAGCGACATTAAGAACGACTCCACCGGTCTCTGGAAAGATGAAGTCAACCGGAGACTGGTGGAGCGATTCGCCGATGAGATCGCCGCTGTTTATAGCAAATTCTCTCGAGACAGTTTTATAGATGAGGTATTCGATAAGTCGTTTCAGACACTCGAACTCAAACAGCGTATTGATCGCATTGCCAATTGTCTGGGCTCTCGTCTCCCGCTCGATTTCAAACAAACGGCTGCGATTATTGTCAAACTGGCTCCAAAACTCCGAGGTTTCGGGAATTGGATTCTCACCCGTGTGGTCGAGGAAAGGGGGAGAGGGCATTTCGATCTGGGCATGAAAACTCTGAGGGAGCTAACCAAGCACGGTTCGAGCGAGTTTGCGGTCCGGTCGTTCGTCAAAGCTAATCCTGAACGCGCCCTGAAGATCATGACTCGCTGGGCCCGCGACAAGAACGAGCACGTCCGCCGTCTCGCCGCCGAGGGCTCCCGGCCGCGCGGTGTATGGGTGGCACATATAGAGGCCTTTCGCGAGGATCCGGGACCGGTGATCGAATTGATTGACCTGCTTCGCGATGATCCCTCGCTCTACGTGCGCAAGGCCGTGGCCAACAACCTCAACGACATCTCCCGCGACCATCCCGATCGGGCGATTGCAACTGCCCTGTGCTGGCAAAAAGACAATTCCCCGCGTACCGACTGGATCATCAAACACGGCTGTCGCACCCTGATAAAGACCGGCTATCCCCCGGTGTTTGAGCTGTTGGGATTCACTCCCAATCCCCGCGTTAAAGTAGAGCGCTTCGATTTATCTCCCGCCGATCCGATTATAGGAGCGAAAATCGGCCTGACTTTGATTCTGTCGTCTGCTGCGCGCAAGTCCCAGCGCATCGTTATCGATTACCGTGTGACTTATGCTCGCCCCAACGGTCGCAGCGGTCTCAAGGTATTCAAATGGTCGGAGAAAGAACTTCCCGCCGGGGGGAAGTTAGAACTGGTTACTTCGCTATCTCTCAGGGATCATTCCACGCGCAAACATCATCCCGGGAAGCATAAGATAGACCTGATGATTAACGGGGTGACGGCCGCTACGGCCGAGTTCACTACGCGAGGTCAAGGCTCTTAA